From one Triticum aestivum cultivar Chinese Spring chromosome 4B, IWGSC CS RefSeq v2.1, whole genome shotgun sequence genomic stretch:
- the LOC123090680 gene encoding target of rapamycin complex subunit LST8 — translation MAQPSVILATASYDHTIRFWEAKSGRCYRTIQYPDSQVNRLEITPDKRFLAAAGNSHIRLFDVNSNSPQPVISYDSHTSNVMAVGFHCDGNWMYSGSEDGTVRIWDLRTATCQREYESRAAVNTVVLHPNQKELISGDQNGNIRVWDLAANSCSCELVPEVDTAIRSLTVMWDGSMVVAANNRGTCYVWRLLKGTQTITSFEPLHKLQAHDGYILKCLLSPEFCDPNRYLATASSDHTVKIWNVDGFKLEKTLVGHQRWVWDCVFSVDGAYLITASSDTTARLWTMSTGEAIRVYQGHHKATVCCALHDGAESAPS, via the exons ATGGCTCAACCCTCTGTCATTCTTGCAACTGCAAGTTATGATCACACAATCAGATTTTGGGAAGCCAAGAGTGGTCGCTGTTACCGCACTATTCAGTATCCAGACTCG CAAGTCAATCGCCTTGAGATAACCCCGGACAAGCGATTCCTAGCTGCTGCTGGCAATTCCCATATCCGCCTTTTTGATGTTAACTCAAATAGCCCACAACCG GTAATTAGCTATGATTCGCATACTAGTAATGTGATGGCTGTGGGGTTCCATTGTGATGGCAACTGGATGTACTCAGGTTCTGAGGATGGCACTGTGAGAATTTGGGATTTACG GACTGCCACTTGTCAACGAGAATATGAAAGTCGCGCAGCTGTCAACACCGTGGTCCTACACCCAAATCAG AAAGAACTAATATCTGGCGACCAGAACGGAAACATACGTGTGTGGGATTTGGCAGCTAATTCATGCAGCTGCGAGTTG GTGCCAGAGGTCGATACAGCTATAAGATCTCTGACAGTCATGTGGGATGGGAGTATGGTTGTTGCTGCAAATAACCGTGGGACATGTTACGTTTGGCGCTTGCTTAAGGGTACTCAG ACAATCACCAGCTTTGAGCCCCTCCATAAGCTGCAAGCCCATGATGGCTACATTCTGAAGTGCCTGCTTTCACCTGAATTTTGTGACCCTAACAG GTATCTTGCAACTGCATCATCTGACCACACTGTAAAGATTTGGAACGTGGATGGCTTCAAGTTGGAAAAAACTTTAGTCG GTCACCAGCGCTGGGTCTGGGACTGCGTTTTCTCGGTAGACGGAGCTTATCTGATAACAG CTTCGTCTGATACGACGGCAAGACTCTGGACAATGTCGACCGGAGAGGCCATCAGGGTGTACCAGGGGCACCACAAAGCAACCGTCTGCTGCGCCCTCCATGACGGGGCTGAATCGGCACCATCATAA
- the LOC123090678 gene encoding serine/threonine protein phosphatase 2A 57 kDa regulatory subunit B' beta isoform: protein MFNKIIKRGARKGARGHDAAAAEPRGAAPSSSSGGAAPVTVNHASRASASPVPPSPTSPHAAAAAASPAPAAAQQPPLLEPLPLLRDVPAGERPGLLLRKLRLVAALFDFSDSLKHPREKEAKRQALLELVDYVQAPAPAANANAPARLPDAVQEALVAAISANIFRPLPPALYESAANIDPNATPDDEEEPYLDPAWPHIQLVYELLLRYVVSPDTDTKVAKRYVDHAFVLRLLDHFDSEDPREREYLKTVLHRIYGKFMVHRPFIRKAINNVFYRFIFETERHNGIGELLEILGSIINGFALPMKEEHKLFLSRALIPLHKPKSVGIYHQQLSYCIVQFVEKDYKLADAVIRGLLKYWPLINCQKEVLFLGELEEVLEATQPAEFQRCMVPLFKQIGRCLNSAHFQVAERALFLWNNDHIVSLIAQNRGVIFPIIFEALERNIQSHWNQAVHGLTANVRKMFLDMDSDLFDECHQQYVEKEEKAKELEEQRESAWRQLEAVAAKAAGDDMVLVK from the exons ATGTTCAACAAGATCATCAAGCGCGGGGCGCGCAAGGGCGCGCGCGGCCACGACGCGGCGGCGGCCGAGCCCCGAGGCGcggccccgtcctcctcctccggcggggcggcgcccgTCACCGTCAACCACGCCTCCCGCGCCTCCGCCTCGCCCGTGCCGCCCTCGCCCAcctcgccgcacgccgccgccgccgccgcctcccccgccccggCCGCCGCGCAGCAGCCGCCGCTCCTCGAGCCGCTCCCGCTCCTCCGCGACGTGCCCGCCGGCGAACGCCCCGGGCTGCTCCTCCGCAAGCTGCGCCTCGTCGCCGCGCTCTTCGACTTCTCCGACTCCCTCAAGCATCCGCGCGAGAAGGAGGCCAAGCGGCAGGCGCTGCTCGAGCTCGTCGACTACGTGcaggcccccgcccccgccgccaacGCCAACGCGCCCGCACGCCTCCCCGACGCCGTCCAGGaggccctcgtcgccgccatctCCGCCAACATATTCCGGCCCCTGCCCCCCGCGCTGTACGAGTCCGCCGCCAACATCGACCCCAATGCCAccccggacgacgaggaggagccctacCTCGACCCCGCCTGGCCGCACATCCAGCTCGTCTACGAGCTCCTGCTCCGCTACGTCGTGTCCCCGGACACCGACACCAAGGTCGCCAAGCGCTACGTCGACCATGCCTTCGTGCTCCGCCTCCTCGACCATTTCGACTCCGAGGACCCCCGCGAGCGCGAGTACCTCAAGACCGTGCTCCACCGCATCTATGGCAAGTTCATGGTTCACCGCCCGTTCATCCGCAAGGCCATCAATAATGTGTTCTACCGCTTCATCTTTGAGACCGAGCGCCACAACGGCATTGGCGAGCTCCTTGAGATTCTCGGCAGCATAATTAATGGCTTTGCCCTGCCTATGAAGGAGGAGCACAAGCTGTTCCTCAGCCGCGCGCTCATCCCGCTGCACAAGCCCAAGTCCGTCGGAATCTACCACCAGCAGCTGTCCTATTGCATTGTCCAGTTTGTCGAGAAGGACTACAAACTTGCCGATGCGGTCATCAGGGGTCTCCTCAAGTACTGGCCACTCATAAATTGCCAGAAGGAGGTGCTGTTTTTGGGGGAGCTCGAGGAAGTGCTCGAGGCCACACAGCCTGCTGAGTTCCAGCGGTGCATGGTGCCGCTGTTTAAACAGATAGGGCGCTGCCTTAACAGTGCCCATTTCCAG GTTGCTGAGCGGGCTTTGTTCTTATGGAACAATGATCACATCGTAAGCTTGATTGCCCAAAATCGTGGTGTTATATTTCCAATAATATTTGAAGCACTTGAGAGGAACATACAGAGCCACTGGAATCAAGCTGTTCATGGCCTGACCGCAAATGTGCGCAAGATGTTTTTGGACATGGATAGTGATCTATTTGATGAGTGCCACCAGCAGTACGTTGAGAAAGAAGAAAAAGCCAAAGAATTGGAGGAGCAACGGGAATCGGCATGGAGACAATTGGAAGCTGTTGCTGCCAAGGCTGCTGGGGATGACATGGTTTTGGTCAAATAG
- the LOC123090679 gene encoding glycine-rich RNA-binding protein RZ1C isoform X1 — protein sequence MAGKEDSRIFVGGLSFHTDERKLEDAFRRFGKVVDTQIMLERHTNRHRGFGFVTFSDPRAVETAINDMHNKELDGRTISVNRAEPKLQTDDTRYSSGGGGGDRGDYRGGKGDGPPPGNCFECGRAGHWARDCPNPGGGRSGRFPSKFSGGGGRGDRFSGSDRFGDRYVDDRYDGGRYGGYREPIDSRDRYDGGRDRYASDRYPSGGDRFGADRYGAAPDRYAPSGGGGGYGRERERSYERDGLRGGGGAYDRSGPRGGASYDRDGPRGGIGGGYDRDGPRGGGADYGSGGPARYEGGGYRERPAPYDRPRGGGRFDDRY from the exons ATGGCGGGCAAGGAGGACAGCCGGATCTTCGTGGGCGGCCTCTCGTTCCACACCGACGAGCGCAAGCTCGAGGACGCCTTCCGCCGCTTCGGCAAGGTCGTCGACACCCAG ATCATGCTGGAGAGGCACACAAACCGGCACCGTGGCTTTGGCTTCGTGACGTTTTCAGATCCCAGGGCAGTTGAGACTGCTATCAATGATATGCACAACAAAGAGTTAGATGGTCGTACCATTTCAGTGAACAGGGCTGAGCCGAAGTTGCAAACGGATGACACACGGTACAgcagtggtggtggcggtggtgaccGTGGGGATTATCGTGGTGGTAAGGGTGATGGCCCACCCCCTGGCAATTGCTTTGAGTGTGGCCGTGCTGGTCACTGGGCTCGTGACTGCCCTAACCCTGGTGGCGGCCGTTCTGGGCGATTCCCTTCCAAGTTCAGTGGCGGCGGTGGCAGGGGAGACCGCTTTTCTGGATCAGACAGGTTTGGCGACCGTTACGTGGATGATCGCTACGATGGTGGCCGTTATGGTGGGTACCGTGAGCCTATTGACAGCAGAGACAGATATGATGGGGGCCGTGATCGTTATGCCAGTGACCGGTACCCTTCTGGTGGTGACCGCTTTGGTGCAGACAGGTATGGAGCTGCTCCGGACCGTTATGCACCAAGTGGTGGTGGAGGCGGCTATGGCAGGGAGCGGGAGAGAAGCTACGAGAGAGATGGACTTCGTGGTGGTGGCGGCGCCTATGACAGGAGTGGCCCAAGGGGCGGTGCAAGCTACGACAGGGACGGCCCAAGGGGCGGCATCGGCGGTGGCTATGACAGGGACGGTCCACGTGGAGGCGGCGCCGACTATGGCAGCGGAGGGCCTGCTCGCTACGAGGGAGGAGGTTACAGGGAGAGGCCTGCGCCGTACGACCGCCCCAGGGGAGGAGGACGCTTCGACGACCGCTACTAG
- the LOC123090679 gene encoding glycine-rich RNA-binding protein RZ1C isoform X2, whose product MLERHTNRHRGFGFVTFSDPRAVETAINDMHNKELDGRTISVNRAEPKLQTDDTRYSSGGGGGDRGDYRGGKGDGPPPGNCFECGRAGHWARDCPNPGGGRSGRFPSKFSGGGGRGDRFSGSDRFGDRYVDDRYDGGRYGGYREPIDSRDRYDGGRDRYASDRYPSGGDRFGADRYGAAPDRYAPSGGGGGYGRERERSYERDGLRGGGGAYDRSGPRGGASYDRDGPRGGIGGGYDRDGPRGGGADYGSGGPARYEGGGYRERPAPYDRPRGGGRFDDRY is encoded by the coding sequence ATGCTGGAGAGGCACACAAACCGGCACCGTGGCTTTGGCTTCGTGACGTTTTCAGATCCCAGGGCAGTTGAGACTGCTATCAATGATATGCACAACAAAGAGTTAGATGGTCGTACCATTTCAGTGAACAGGGCTGAGCCGAAGTTGCAAACGGATGACACACGGTACAgcagtggtggtggcggtggtgaccGTGGGGATTATCGTGGTGGTAAGGGTGATGGCCCACCCCCTGGCAATTGCTTTGAGTGTGGCCGTGCTGGTCACTGGGCTCGTGACTGCCCTAACCCTGGTGGCGGCCGTTCTGGGCGATTCCCTTCCAAGTTCAGTGGCGGCGGTGGCAGGGGAGACCGCTTTTCTGGATCAGACAGGTTTGGCGACCGTTACGTGGATGATCGCTACGATGGTGGCCGTTATGGTGGGTACCGTGAGCCTATTGACAGCAGAGACAGATATGATGGGGGCCGTGATCGTTATGCCAGTGACCGGTACCCTTCTGGTGGTGACCGCTTTGGTGCAGACAGGTATGGAGCTGCTCCGGACCGTTATGCACCAAGTGGTGGTGGAGGCGGCTATGGCAGGGAGCGGGAGAGAAGCTACGAGAGAGATGGACTTCGTGGTGGTGGCGGCGCCTATGACAGGAGTGGCCCAAGGGGCGGTGCAAGCTACGACAGGGACGGCCCAAGGGGCGGCATCGGCGGTGGCTATGACAGGGACGGTCCACGTGGAGGCGGCGCCGACTATGGCAGCGGAGGGCCTGCTCGCTACGAGGGAGGAGGTTACAGGGAGAGGCCTGCGCCGTACGACCGCCCCAGGGGAGGAGGACGCTTCGACGACCGCTACTAG